In Clostridium sp. DL-VIII, the following proteins share a genomic window:
- a CDS encoding SDR family NAD(P)-dependent oxidoreductase gives MNILVTGGAGFIGRWVVKRLLDEGHRVVALDNLSNGQIENIEEFKERDFKFIKGDIKNEADLEETFKEKYDIIYHMGASINVQDSIDDPKTTFYNDTVGTFNILERAKVQMFGRNAKMEGEQWVLDSSENTHPCKVVFMSTCMVYDMAGEEGISESHLTKPVSPYGGSKIAAENMVLSYYNAYKLPTVVIRPFNTYGPFQKTGGEGGVVAIFINNSLDEKDINIYGTGEQTRDLLYVKDCARFVVESGYNDKVNGEIVNAGTGRDVTINELAEIIADNRVKINHVKHIHPQSEIMKLKCDYTKAKELIGWEPEYTLEEGIKETEEWIRDIKRK, from the coding sequence ATGAATATATTAGTAACTGGCGGAGCAGGATTTATAGGAAGATGGGTTGTTAAGAGATTATTAGATGAAGGTCATAGAGTAGTTGCTTTAGATAATTTATCAAATGGACAAATTGAAAATATAGAAGAATTTAAGGAAAGAGATTTCAAATTTATAAAAGGTGATATAAAAAATGAAGCAGATCTAGAAGAAACATTTAAAGAAAAGTACGATATCATATATCATATGGGAGCTTCTATAAACGTGCAGGATAGTATAGATGATCCTAAAACTACTTTTTATAATGATACCGTAGGGACCTTTAATATTCTTGAAAGAGCAAAAGTTCAAATGTTTGGGAGAAATGCAAAAATGGAAGGGGAACAATGGGTATTAGATTCGAGTGAAAATACTCATCCATGTAAAGTAGTATTTATGAGTACATGTATGGTTTATGATATGGCTGGAGAAGAAGGAATTAGTGAGAGCCATTTAACTAAGCCTGTTTCACCATATGGCGGAAGTAAAATAGCAGCTGAAAACATGGTGCTTTCATACTATAATGCATACAAGCTTCCAACTGTTGTTATAAGACCTTTTAATACATATGGACCATTTCAAAAAACTGGTGGAGAAGGTGGCGTAGTAGCCATATTTATTAACAATTCTCTAGATGAAAAAGATATAAATATATATGGAACTGGAGAGCAGACTAGGGATTTATTATATGTAAAAGATTGTGCAAGATTTGTAGTAGAATCAGGTTATAATGATAAAGTAAATGGTGAAATTGTTAATGCTGGAACAGGAAGAGATGTAACTATTAATGAACTTGCTGAAATAATAGCTGATAACAGAGTGAAAATAAATCACGTTAAGCATATCCACCCTCAAAGTGAAATAATGAAGTTAAAATGCGATTATACTAAGGCTAAGGAACTTATTGGATGGGAGCCTGAATATACTTTAGAAGAAGGAATTAAAGAAACAGAAGAGTGGATAAGGGATATAAAGAGAAAATAA